One genomic segment of Erysipelotrichaceae bacterium 66202529 includes these proteins:
- a CDS encoding EAL domain-containing protein, translated as MNTMRMAGVIGCGDNNLSDQISWIGTGVNEICSSKKEAVMFFEEESRIYDGYFLIENAWFHGIEISSNLGIVMVTLTAKTLPDASCVMKMPLRFSVVWHKDNNLWKVIHVHNSIADTDLKEHNYFNIEAAQSAYSQMNERLSNAVNTDALTGISNMNGFIRDTEKIFKKYPDDSYAIIKFGIKNFRYINRVHGYGMGDKVLQNIAKNLKKTCREGETCARIEKDIFAMTYRFFTKDEMSYRENKVRMKLIDKRISKKINMDICFVAGIYLPQDIRHEHVIDMLDKALIAQQSVPKNITGSRSVYYDDAMMNNMIQKNELLESAIPAMQNDEYKLYIQPQFDIQTHRIISGEALCRWQKEDGTLIPPNDFIPVFEEYGMIISFDFHMLELLCRQMRKWMDEGLELKPISINQSRLHIENEAYLEDFCSTVDRYGIPHEDIAFELTESAFVEQQDEMLKLASNLHKRGFQLAIDDFGTGYASLNFLSVVSADILKIDKCLLDGIENNKRSRSIIEKTIELAHEIDMTVICEGIETEEQLEYLSRIGCDIGQGFLIGRPMESRQFEKLWMQDKVLSN; from the coding sequence ATGAACACAATGAGGATGGCAGGAGTGATAGGATGTGGCGACAACAATTTATCGGATCAGATCAGCTGGATAGGTACGGGAGTCAATGAGATATGCAGCAGCAAGAAAGAAGCGGTCATGTTTTTTGAGGAGGAATCCAGAATCTATGACGGATATTTTCTGATAGAGAATGCATGGTTTCATGGCATTGAGATCAGCAGTAATCTGGGGATCGTTATGGTAACACTGACTGCTAAGACCCTGCCGGATGCTTCCTGCGTGATGAAGATGCCTCTGCGATTTTCTGTTGTATGGCACAAGGATAATAATTTGTGGAAGGTCATTCATGTGCATAATTCGATAGCGGATACCGACCTGAAGGAACATAACTATTTCAATATTGAGGCAGCGCAGTCGGCCTATTCACAGATGAATGAAAGACTCAGCAATGCTGTCAATACCGATGCCTTAACAGGAATCAGTAATATGAATGGCTTCATTCGTGATACAGAAAAGATATTCAAGAAATATCCTGATGATTCGTATGCCATCATCAAGTTTGGTATCAAGAACTTCCGCTATATCAATCGGGTTCATGGATATGGCATGGGAGACAAGGTACTGCAGAACATTGCGAAGAATCTGAAAAAGACATGCCGGGAGGGAGAAACATGCGCAAGGATAGAGAAGGACATCTTTGCGATGACCTATCGTTTCTTTACAAAGGATGAAATGTCGTATCGAGAGAATAAGGTACGCATGAAGCTCATTGACAAGCGTATCAGCAAGAAGATCAACATGGACATCTGCTTTGTTGCAGGCATCTATCTGCCGCAGGACATCCGACATGAGCATGTCATCGACATGCTGGACAAGGCACTGATCGCCCAGCAGAGCGTTCCCAAGAACATCACAGGAAGCCGGTCAGTCTATTATGATGATGCAATGATGAATAATATGATCCAGAAGAATGAACTTCTGGAATCGGCAATCCCTGCAATGCAGAACGACGAATATAAATTATACATACAGCCTCAGTTTGATATTCAGACACATCGCATCATCTCGGGAGAGGCGCTGTGCCGATGGCAGAAAGAGGATGGAACACTTATCCCGCCCAATGACTTCATACCGGTATTTGAAGAATATGGTATGATCATCAGTTTCGACTTTCATATGCTGGAACTGCTCTGCCGGCAGATGAGAAAGTGGATGGATGAAGGACTGGAACTGAAGCCGATATCCATCAATCAGTCCCGACTGCACATAGAAAATGAAGCATATCTTGAAGATTTCTGTTCAACAGTGGACAGATATGGCATACCACATGAGGACATTGCCTTTGAACTGACAGAATCAGCGTTCGTAGAACAGCAGGACGAAATGCTGAAGCTGGCATCTAATCTGCATAAGCGTGGATTTCAATTAGCTATTGATGACTTTGGAACAGGGTATGCCTCCCTCAACTTCCTAAGTGTCGTATCAGCAGATATTCTGAAGATAGATAAGTGCCTGCTTGACGGGATTGAAAATAATAAACGTTCCCGTTCGATCATAGAAAAGACAATCGAGCTGGCACATGAGATCGACATGACAGTCATCTGCGAAGGCATAGAAACAGAAGAACAATTAGAATACCTTAGCAGGATCGGCTGTGACATCGGACAGGGCTTTCTGATTGGCAGGCCGATGGAATCCAGGCAGTTTGAAAAGCTGTGGATGCAGGATAAAGTATTATCGAATTAA